From Cannabis sativa cultivar Pink pepper isolate KNU-18-1 chromosome 8, ASM2916894v1, whole genome shotgun sequence, a single genomic window includes:
- the LOC115700715 gene encoding UDP-glucose 6-dehydrogenase 1 has protein sequence MVKICCIGAGYVGGPTMAVIAYKCASVEVAVVDISVPRIAAWNSDQLPIYEPGLDDVVKQCRGKNLFFSTDVEKHVKEADIVFVSVNTPTKTRGLGAGKAADLTYWESAARMIADVSKSDKIVVEKSTVPVKTAEAIEKILTHNSKGIKFQILSNPEFLAEGTAIQDLFHPDRVLIGGRETPEGAKAIQTLKDVYAHWVPEDRILTTNLWSAELSKLAANAFLAQRISSVNAMSALCEATGANISEVSYAVGKDTRIGPKFLNASVGFGGSCFQKDILNLVYICECNGLPEVAEYWKQVIKINDYQKNRFVNRVVSSMFNTVSNKKVAILGFAFKKDTGDTRETPAIDVCKGLLGDKARVSIYDPQVTEDQIQRDLAMKKFDWDHPLHLQPMSPTTVKQVSVVWDAYEATKDAHAICILTEWDEFKTLDYQKVYDNMQKPAFVFDGRNVVDAEKLREIGFIVYSIGKPLDAWLKDMPAVA, from the coding sequence ATGGTGAAGATTTGTTGCATTGGTGCTGGATATGTTGGGGGGCCAACTATGGCTGTGATTGCATATAAGTGCGCCTCTGTTGAGGTGGCTGTTGTTGATATCTCTGTGCCCAGGATCGCAGCTTGGAACAGTGACCAGCTTCCCATCTACGAGCCTGGCCTTGATGATGTGGTCAAGCAGTGCCGTGGCAAGAACCTCTTCTTCAGCACTGATGTTGAGAAACATGTCAAAGAGGCTGATATAGTCTTTGTCTCTGTCAACACACCAACCAAGACTCGGGGTCTTGGAGCTGGCAAAGCTGCAGATCTGACTTACTGGGAGAGTGCTGCCCGTATGATTGCTGATGTTTCAAAATCGGACAAGATCGTTGTTGAGAAATCCACTGTCCCAGTCAAAACTGCTGAAGCTATCGAAAAGATTCTCACCCACAACAGCAAGGgaatcaaatttcaaatcctGTCAAACCCGGAATTCCTTGCTGAGGGAACTGCTATCCAAGATTTGTTTCACCCTGACCGTGTCCTCATTGGAGGCAGGGAAACTCCAGAGGGAGCTAAGGCCATCCAAACATTGAAGGATGTTTATGCTCATTGGGTCCCCGAAGACCGTATCTTAACCACCAATCTCTGGTCTGCTGAGCTCTCCAAGCTTGCTGCCAATGCCTTTTTGGCCCAGAGAATCTCCTCTGTTAATGCCATGTCAGCTCTTTGTGAGGCTACTGGTGCCAATATTTCAGAGGTGTCATATGCAGTCGGCAAGGACACCAGGATTGGACCCAAGTTCCTCAATGCTAGTGTTGGTTTCGGTGGATCTTGCTTCCAGAAGGACATATTGAATCTTGTGTACATCTGTGAATGCAATGGCCTTCCAGAGGTTGCAGAATACTGGAAACAGGTCATCAAGATCAATGATTACCAGAAGAACCGGTTTGTGAACCGCGTTGTTTCCTCCATGTTCAACACCGTTTCAAACAAGAAGGTAGCCATTCTGGGATTCGCCTTCAAGAAAGATACCGGTGACACAAGGGAAACCCCAGCCATTGATGTTTGCAAGGGTCTATTGGGTGACAAGGCCAGGGTGAGCATCTATGATCCCCAAGTGACAGAGGACCAGATCCAGAGGGACCTTGCAATGAAAAAATTCGACTGGGACCATCCTCTTCACCTGCAGCCAATGAGCCCCACCACCGTGAAGCAAGTCAGCGTGGTTTGGGATGCCTATGAGGCCACAAAGGATGCTCACGCTATCTGCATCCTAACCGAGTGGGACGAGTTCAAAACTCTTGATTACCAAAAAGTATACGACAACATGCAGAAACCCGCCTTTGTATTTGATGGCAGGAACGTTGTTGATGCCGAAAAGCTGCGTGAGATCGGCTTCATTGTATACTCCATTGGTAAGCCCCTGGATGCATGGCTCAAGGACATGCCTGCTGTGGCATAG